A stretch of Tripterygium wilfordii isolate XIE 37 chromosome 11, ASM1340144v1, whole genome shotgun sequence DNA encodes these proteins:
- the LOC120009233 gene encoding peptidyl serine alpha-galactosyltransferase, which yields MANFLAVVPLLFLLIGVGSGEEKGREAPFRIHTLFSVECQNYFDWQTVGLMHSFKKARQPGPITRLLSCTEEEKLNYKGMHLAPTLEVPSMSRHPRTGDWYPAINKPAGIVHWLKNSKDAENVDWVVILDADMIIRGPIIPWELGAEKSRPVAAYYGYLVGCDNILAKLHTKHPELCDKVGGLLAMHIDDLRKLAPMWLSKTEEVRDDRAHWATNITGDIYGKGWISEMYGYSFGAAEVGLHHKINDDLMIYPGYIPREGVEPILLHYGLPFMVGNWSFSKLGHHEDDIVYDCGRLFPEPPYPKEVNLMESDPYKRRALFLDIECVNTLNEGLLLQHAANGCTKPKWSKYMSFLRSKTFAELTRPKLLTSNSSEADEIVQHVTDESERSNPKIHTIFSTECTPYFDWQTVGLVHSFHLSGQPGNITRLLSCTDEDLKKYAGHDLAPTHYVPSMSRHPLTGDWYPAINKPAAVLHWLNHANTDAEFIVILDADMILRGPITPWEFKAACGRPVSTPYDYLIGCDNELAKLHTRHPDACDKVGGVIIMHIDDLRKFALLWLHKTEEVRADKAHYATNITGDIYESGWISEMYGYSFGAAELKLDHIIKPDILIYPGYIPERGVKYRVFHYGLEFKVGNWSFDKANWRDVDLVNKCWVKFPDPPDPSTLDRADENILQRDLLSIECAKTLNEALLLHHKKRNCPDPNSLSASNLRTSSRKFGKFDEISAVKSSPVPVRNSQKSSVPAETDGLFSSFRIWIVALWAFSGMGFLTVMMVIFTSRRGKGAKGKNYRNKRRSSYS from the exons ATGGCCAACTTCTTGGCGGTGGTTCCGTTATTGTTCTTGTTGATTGGTGTCGGGTCGGGTGAGGAAAAGGGCCGGGAAGCCCCGTTCAGGATCCACACTTTGTTCTCTGTGGAGTGCCAGAACTACTTCGATTGGCAGACGGTGGGGCTAATGCACAGCTTCAAGAAAGCCCGGCAACCCGGTCCCATTACCCGACTCCTCAGCTGTACGGAGGAGGAGAAATTGAATTATAAAGGCATGCATTTGGCTCCTACTCTGGAGGTTCCCTCCATGAGCAGACACCCAAGAACTGGTGACTG GTATCCTGCAATCAACAAACCTGCAGGAATTGTTCACTGGCTTAAGAATAGTAAGGATGCCGAAAATGTTGATTGGGTTGTGATTTTGGATGCAGACATGATCATTCGAGGTCCAATTATACCCTGGGAACTTGGGGCAGAGAAAAGCAGACCAGTTGCAGCATATTATGG TTACTTGGTTGGATGTGATAATATTCTGGCTAAATTACACACAAAGCACCCAGAGCTCTGTGACAAGGTAGGTGGACTGTTAGCCATGCACATAGATGATCTTCGAAAATTGGCACCAATGTGGCTTTCAAAGACCGAAGAAGTTCGTGACGATAGAGCTCACTGGGCAACCAATATAACTGGAGACATTTATGGGAAAGGATGGATTAGTGAGATGTATGGTTACTCATTTGGTGCAGCAGAA GTTGGGCTTCACCACAAGATTAATGATGATTTGATGATCTATCCAGGCTATATTCCACGGGAGGGTGTTGAGCCTATCCTTCTTCATTATGGTTTGCCATTTATGGTGGGGAATTGGTCTTTCAGCAAATTAGGTCACCACGAAGATGATATTGTGTATGACTGTGGCCGGCTCTTTCCTGAACCTCCCTATCCTAAAGAG GTAAACTTGATGGAATCTGATCCATATAAAAGGCGGGCCCTGTTTCTAGATATAGAGTGCGTAAACACTTTAAATGAGGGTCTGCTACTACAACATGCGGCAAATGGATGTACAAAACCAAAGTGGTCAAAATACATGAGCTTTTTAAGAAGTAAAACCTTCGCCGAACTTACTCGGCCTAAGTTACTAACTTCAAATAGTTCAGAAGCCGATGAAATAGTGCAGCATGTCACTGATGAATCTGAAAGATCAAATCCCAAAATTCACACCATATTTTCCACGGAGTGTACCCCTTATTTTGATTGGCAGACGGTAGGACTTGTTCACAGTTTCCATTTGAGTGGCCAGCCTGGGAATATCACGAGGCTACTTAGCTGTACAGATGAAGACTTGAAGAAATATGCAGGCCATGATCTGGCTCCGACCCATTATGTCCCTTCCATGAGCCGACATCCACTAACCGGCGATTG GTATCCTGCAATTAATAAACCAGCCGCTGTCCTTCATTGGCTTAATCATGCAAATACAGATGCAGAGTTCATAGTCATTCTTGATGCTGACATGATTCtaagaggtccaatcacaccatGGGAGTTCAAAGCTGCATGTGGCCGGCCGGTTTCAACTCCCTATGA CTACCTTATTGGCTGTGACAATGAACTGGCAAAACTCCATACTCGCCACCCTGATGCTTGTGACAAGGTTGGGGGCGTAATCATCATGCACATAGATGATCTCCGGAAATTTGCTCTACTATGGTTGCATAAAACGGAGGAGGTCAGAGCCGACAAAGCTCATTATGCAACAAATATCACTGGAGATATATATGAATCTGGGTGGATTAGCGAGATGTATGGTTACTCATTTGGTGCGGCAGAG TTGAAATTGGATCACATCATAAAGCCAGACATATTAATTTATCCAGGATATATTCCTGAGCGTGGTGTAAAGTATAGAGTTTTCCACTATGGGTTGGAATTTAAAGTTGGGAATTGGAGCTTTGATAAAGCTAATTGGAGAGATGTTGATCTGGTGAACAAATGCTGGGTTAAGTTTCCAGATCCTCCTGATCCTTCAACACTAGATCGTGCTGATGAGAACATCCTACAGAGAGATCTTCTTAGCATAGAATGTGCGAAGACACTGAATGAAGCATTACTTTTGCATCATAAAAAGAGGAACTGCCCTGATCCTAATTCCTTATCTGCTTCGAATCTGAGGACAAGTTCGAGGAAATTCGGCAAGTTTGATGAGATTTCTGCTGTGAAAAGCAGCCCTGTTCCGGTTAGAAATTCACAGAAATCATCTGTACCTGCTGAGACAGATGGCCTATTCAGTTCTTTTAGGATCTGGATTGTTGCTTTGTGGGCATTCTCTGGTATGGGTTTCTTGACAGTCATGATGGTGATATTTACAAGCCGTAGAGGTAAGGGAGCTAAAGGTAAAAATTACCGAAACAAGAGAAGATCATCTTATTCATAA
- the LOC120009234 gene encoding protein WVD2-like 7 isoform X1, with protein sequence MGEPTCLMQPFSYAAGIPHEANEGNPIHSLGQSISFGRYMSESLAWEKWSTFSHNRYVEEAERYSRPGSVAQKKAFFEAHYKNLAARKAAAALMEQENAASNNVPQQEPEVEGNDITTNDSPMTTSLNSQVAVDEKQEVKLLDKQATVDVDGCNLNAEVDKMESRTSEGTDPVENDAKNESLDQLGVADNNEDIKEMNHCEMKQMEKPLLKNFKNSQNDLLSASDRKPTVSSSKSSNYSKASRASSSPAKSNIATPISKKSAIDNTDKKRFTPKSTHKSISFTTVQEVNKFTSTIIQKIDGSKISSYSKPSKDCSTPLKTPTKAPIRRESKHPLATSHSENRSEYCRARENLDSLASGRKAVRSKWNFLPTDCSKFLSSSKNKSLSPSFSTPFNLRTEERAATRKKKLEAKFNASQAQRVQQQTTLKEKAETELRRLRQSLCFKDGPLLDFYKDRGTSKNQMKKVLLARPESPKLGKQFTLSRVHGNTCELLQKPSIKSKCPKFENNQTRTRSVTS encoded by the exons ATGGGAGAACCGACTTGTCTTATGCAACCATTCTCTTATGCTGCTGGCATTCCACATGAAGCCAATGAG GGGAACCCAATTCACTCTCTGGGGCAGTCAATCTCTTTTGGGAGATACATGTCAGAGTCATTGGCTTGGGAGAAATGGTCAACCTTTTCTCACAACCGGTATGTTGAAGAGGCTGAGAGATACTCACGCCCGGGATCGGTTGCCCAGAAGAAAGCTTTTTTTGAAGCTCATTACAAGAACCTTGCAGCAAGAAAGGCAGCGGCAGCCCTGATGGAGCAAGAAAATGCTGCATCAAACAATGTTCCCCAACAAGAACCTGAAGTAGAAGGCAATGACATTACCACCAACGATTCTCCCATGACGACAAGTCTAAATTCTCAAGTAGCTGTTGATGAAAAACAAGAAGTGAAATTGCTTGACAAACAGGCTACTGTGGATGTTGATGGTTGCAATTTGAATGCTGAGGTTGATAAAATGGAGAGCAGGACATCGGAGGGAACTGATCCTGTGGAGAATGATGCCAAGAATGAATCACTAGACCAGCTTGGTGTTGCTGATAACAATGAAGACATTAAAGAAATGAACCATTGTGAAATGAAACAAATGGAGAAGCCTCTATTAAAG AACTTCAAAAATAGCCAGAATGATCTGTTGTCAGCTTCTGATAGAAAACCAACAGTTTCTTCCTCAAAGTCATCAAATTATAGTAAGGCATCCAGGGCCTCATCCTCTCCTGCCAAGTCTAACATTGCTACTCCAATTAGCAAGAAGTCAGCAATAGACAATACAGATAAAAAGAGATTCACTCCTAAATCAACTCACAAGTCCATCAGTTTCACGACTGTCCAAGAAGTTAATAAGTTCACATCAACGATTATCCAAAAGATAGATGGTTCTAAAATTAGCTCTTACTCTAAACCATCTAaagattgctcaactcctctgaAGACTCCAACGAAG GCACCTATAAGAAGGGAATCAAAGCATCCTTTAGCCACATCTCATTCAGAAAACAGGAG TGAATACTGCAGGGCAAGAGAAAATCTTGATTCCTTGGCCTCGGGAAGAAAAGCAGTTCGCTCAAAGTGGAACTTCCTCCCTACAGA CTGTTCAAAGTTTCTGAGTTCGTCCAAAAACAAATCGCTGTCGCCAAGTTTCTCCACACCTTTCAATTTGAGGACTGAAGAAAGAGCTGCAACAAGAAAGAAG AAGCTTGAAGCAAAATTCAATGCAAGTCAGGCACAAAGAGTGCAGCAGCAAACAACACTGAAG GAGAAAGCAGAAACAGAACTTAGGAGACTGCGTCAAAGCCTTTGCTTTAAGGATGGGCCACTACTGGACTTCTATAAGGACAGAGGAACATCAAAGAATCAGATGAAAAAG GTTCTGCTGGCACGTCCTGAGTCACCAAAACTAGGAAAACAATTCACTCTCAGCAGAGTACATGGCAACACCTGTGAACTTCTTCAGAAGCCCTCAATCAAAAGCAAATGCCCCAAGTTTGAGAATAATCAAACCAGAACTCGTTCTGTGACTTCATGA
- the LOC120009234 gene encoding protein WVD2-like 7 isoform X2: MGEPTCLMQPFSYAAGIPHEANEGNPIHSLGQSISFGRYMSESLAWEKWSTFSHNRYVEEAERYSRPGSVAQKKAFFEAHYKNLAARKAAAALMEQENAASNNVPQQEPEVEGNDITTNDSPMTTSLNSQVAVDEKQEVKLLDKQATVDVDGCNLNAEVDKMESRTSEGTDPVENDAKNESLDQLGVADNNEDIKEMNHCEMKQMEKPLLKNFKNSQNDLLSASDRKPTVSSSKSSNYSKASRASSSPAKSNIATPISKKSAIDNTDKKRFTPKSTHKSISFTTVQEVNKFTSTIIQKIDGSKISSYSKPSKDCSTPLKTPTKAPIRRESKHPLATSHSENRRARENLDSLASGRKAVRSKWNFLPTDCSKFLSSSKNKSLSPSFSTPFNLRTEERAATRKKKLEAKFNASQAQRVQQQTTLKEKAETELRRLRQSLCFKDGPLLDFYKDRGTSKNQMKKVLLARPESPKLGKQFTLSRVHGNTCELLQKPSIKSKCPKFENNQTRTRSVTS, from the exons ATGGGAGAACCGACTTGTCTTATGCAACCATTCTCTTATGCTGCTGGCATTCCACATGAAGCCAATGAG GGGAACCCAATTCACTCTCTGGGGCAGTCAATCTCTTTTGGGAGATACATGTCAGAGTCATTGGCTTGGGAGAAATGGTCAACCTTTTCTCACAACCGGTATGTTGAAGAGGCTGAGAGATACTCACGCCCGGGATCGGTTGCCCAGAAGAAAGCTTTTTTTGAAGCTCATTACAAGAACCTTGCAGCAAGAAAGGCAGCGGCAGCCCTGATGGAGCAAGAAAATGCTGCATCAAACAATGTTCCCCAACAAGAACCTGAAGTAGAAGGCAATGACATTACCACCAACGATTCTCCCATGACGACAAGTCTAAATTCTCAAGTAGCTGTTGATGAAAAACAAGAAGTGAAATTGCTTGACAAACAGGCTACTGTGGATGTTGATGGTTGCAATTTGAATGCTGAGGTTGATAAAATGGAGAGCAGGACATCGGAGGGAACTGATCCTGTGGAGAATGATGCCAAGAATGAATCACTAGACCAGCTTGGTGTTGCTGATAACAATGAAGACATTAAAGAAATGAACCATTGTGAAATGAAACAAATGGAGAAGCCTCTATTAAAG AACTTCAAAAATAGCCAGAATGATCTGTTGTCAGCTTCTGATAGAAAACCAACAGTTTCTTCCTCAAAGTCATCAAATTATAGTAAGGCATCCAGGGCCTCATCCTCTCCTGCCAAGTCTAACATTGCTACTCCAATTAGCAAGAAGTCAGCAATAGACAATACAGATAAAAAGAGATTCACTCCTAAATCAACTCACAAGTCCATCAGTTTCACGACTGTCCAAGAAGTTAATAAGTTCACATCAACGATTATCCAAAAGATAGATGGTTCTAAAATTAGCTCTTACTCTAAACCATCTAaagattgctcaactcctctgaAGACTCCAACGAAG GCACCTATAAGAAGGGAATCAAAGCATCCTTTAGCCACATCTCATTCAGAAAACAGGAG GGCAAGAGAAAATCTTGATTCCTTGGCCTCGGGAAGAAAAGCAGTTCGCTCAAAGTGGAACTTCCTCCCTACAGA CTGTTCAAAGTTTCTGAGTTCGTCCAAAAACAAATCGCTGTCGCCAAGTTTCTCCACACCTTTCAATTTGAGGACTGAAGAAAGAGCTGCAACAAGAAAGAAG AAGCTTGAAGCAAAATTCAATGCAAGTCAGGCACAAAGAGTGCAGCAGCAAACAACACTGAAG GAGAAAGCAGAAACAGAACTTAGGAGACTGCGTCAAAGCCTTTGCTTTAAGGATGGGCCACTACTGGACTTCTATAAGGACAGAGGAACATCAAAGAATCAGATGAAAAAG GTTCTGCTGGCACGTCCTGAGTCACCAAAACTAGGAAAACAATTCACTCTCAGCAGAGTACATGGCAACACCTGTGAACTTCTTCAGAAGCCCTCAATCAAAAGCAAATGCCCCAAGTTTGAGAATAATCAAACCAGAACTCGTTCTGTGACTTCATGA